One genomic window of Moorella glycerini includes the following:
- a CDS encoding proline--tRNA ligase, whose product MRTSELLAPTLRETPAEAEIASHQLLLRAGFIRKAAAGIYTYLPLGRRVLAKLERIIREEMDRAGGQEVVLPIIQPAELWQESGRWEVYGEEMFRLRDRHQRQFCLGPTHEEIITTLVRSEVNSYKQLPLLLYQIQNKYRDERRPRFGLLRGREFIMKDLYSFDRDQEGLNQSYAKMYQAYSNVFRRCGLDFRPVQADTGAIGGNYSHEFMALASTGEALLVYCQECDYAANVEIAVARALPKPGAETPEPLKEVATPAQRTVAEVSTFLGITPDRLIKTIFYEADGQLVAALVRGDRELNEVKLQNYLGCRHLVLADPEKVMAVTGAPVGYVGPVGLTGVPLYADLEIPYLVNAVAGANREGYHLVNVNPGRDFKAEAFADLRQVEAGEPCPHCGAPLSQARGIEVGQVFQLGTKYSQPLGATYTDEQGQEHPIVMGCYGIGVSRTMAAVVEQHHDEHGIIWPLSLAPYEVVVIPASLKDGGQQQVAEGLYKELLAAGVEVVFDDRDERAGMKFVEADLIGYPLRLTIGKKTLAQGTVDVRWRHAGQETALPREGLVPRLREMLAREMAKYR is encoded by the coding sequence ATGCGCACGAGTGAATTACTGGCACCGACTTTAAGGGAAACGCCGGCCGAGGCCGAGATCGCCAGCCACCAGTTGTTACTGCGGGCCGGCTTTATTCGCAAGGCAGCAGCCGGGATCTATACCTATTTACCCCTGGGACGGCGGGTGCTGGCCAAACTGGAGCGGATCATCCGGGAGGAAATGGACCGGGCCGGCGGCCAGGAGGTGGTCCTGCCCATTATCCAGCCGGCCGAACTCTGGCAGGAAAGTGGCCGCTGGGAGGTTTACGGGGAGGAAATGTTCCGCCTCCGGGACCGGCACCAGCGCCAGTTTTGCCTGGGGCCCACCCACGAGGAGATTATCACCACCCTGGTACGGAGCGAAGTCAACTCCTATAAACAATTACCCCTGCTCTTGTACCAGATTCAAAATAAATACCGCGACGAGCGGCGCCCCCGTTTCGGGCTCCTCAGGGGGCGGGAATTTATCATGAAGGATCTCTATTCCTTTGACCGGGATCAGGAGGGGCTGAACCAGAGTTACGCCAAAATGTACCAGGCCTACAGCAATGTCTTTCGCCGCTGCGGCCTGGATTTCCGGCCGGTCCAGGCTGATACCGGCGCCATTGGCGGCAACTACAGCCATGAATTCATGGCCCTGGCGTCTACCGGGGAGGCGCTGCTGGTATACTGCCAGGAGTGCGACTATGCCGCCAACGTAGAAATTGCCGTGGCCAGGGCGCTGCCCAAACCTGGAGCGGAAACACCGGAGCCGCTTAAAGAAGTGGCTACGCCCGCCCAGAGGACGGTAGCCGAAGTCAGTACCTTCCTGGGGATCACCCCGGACAGGCTGATTAAAACCATTTTTTATGAGGCCGACGGGCAGCTGGTTGCCGCCCTGGTCCGGGGAGACCGGGAACTCAATGAAGTAAAGCTCCAGAATTACCTGGGCTGCCGGCACCTCGTCCTGGCTGACCCGGAGAAGGTGATGGCCGTTACCGGGGCGCCGGTAGGCTATGTTGGACCGGTAGGTTTAACAGGCGTGCCCCTTTACGCCGACCTGGAGATACCTTACCTGGTCAACGCTGTGGCTGGCGCCAACCGGGAAGGCTACCACCTGGTCAACGTCAATCCCGGCCGGGACTTTAAAGCGGAAGCCTTTGCCGACCTCCGCCAGGTGGAGGCCGGGGAGCCCTGTCCCCACTGCGGCGCCCCCTTAAGCCAGGCCCGGGGCATAGAAGTCGGGCAGGTTTTCCAGCTGGGAACCAAGTACAGCCAGCCCCTAGGTGCCACCTATACTGATGAGCAGGGCCAGGAGCACCCCATCGTTATGGGCTGCTACGGTATCGGGGTCAGCCGCACCATGGCCGCCGTCGTCGAACAGCACCATGATGAACACGGCATTATCTGGCCCCTGAGTCTTGCCCCTTACGAGGTAGTCGTTATCCCGGCCTCTTTAAAGGACGGCGGCCAGCAGCAAGTGGCCGAAGGCCTCTACAAAGAACTGCTGGCTGCCGGGGTGGAAGTGGTATTTGACGATCGCGACGAACGGGCCGGCATGAAATTTGTCGAAGCCGATCTTATAGGGTATCCCTTGCGCTTAACCATAGGCAAGAAAACCCTGGCCCAGGGTACGGTGGATGTCAGATGGCGGCATGCAGGGCAGGAAACAGCCCTGCCCCGGGAGGGCCTGGTACCCCGGCTAAGGGAGATGCTGGCCCGGGAGATGGCAAAGTACCGGTAA
- the ispG gene encoding flavodoxin-dependent (E)-4-hydroxy-3-methylbut-2-enyl-diphosphate synthase has translation MSRRPSRQIRVGKVAVGGGAPISVQSMTNTDTRDVAATVTQIQRLARAGCEIVRLAVPDQEAAAALARLKAQVDIPIIADIHFDYRLALAALAAGVDGLRLNPGNIGGPGRVKAVVKEAAARRVPIRIGVNAGSLEKEAMAAHGGVTAAAMVASALKHIRLLEDLDFYDMKISLKAAEVPLMLEAYRQLAGQVDYPLHLGVTEAGRGVEGAVKSAVGIGILLNEGIGDTIRVSLTGDPVQEVVAGFAILRSLGLRRRGIELISCPTCGRCQVDVEGVAGRVQQDLQDVARPLKVAIMGCAVNGPGEARQADVGVAGGPGFGLLFRHGRPVRKVKAEDMARALIEEVRRLAAEEEEGENAHE, from the coding sequence CCGTGGGTGGGGGGGCTCCCATTTCCGTCCAGTCCATGACCAATACTGACACCCGGGATGTCGCCGCTACTGTCACCCAGATCCAGAGGCTGGCCCGGGCCGGCTGCGAAATAGTCCGCCTGGCCGTACCGGATCAAGAGGCAGCAGCAGCTCTGGCCAGGCTCAAAGCCCAGGTGGATATCCCCATCATCGCCGATATTCATTTTGACTACCGCCTGGCCCTGGCCGCCCTGGCAGCCGGGGTGGACGGCCTGCGCCTGAATCCTGGCAATATTGGCGGGCCCGGTCGGGTGAAGGCTGTAGTCAAAGAGGCGGCTGCCCGGCGGGTACCCATCCGCATCGGCGTCAATGCCGGCTCCCTGGAGAAGGAGGCCATGGCCGCCCATGGCGGGGTAACGGCTGCGGCCATGGTGGCCAGTGCCCTGAAACATATCCGGCTGCTGGAAGACCTGGATTTCTATGACATGAAAATTTCCTTGAAAGCTGCGGAAGTACCCTTAATGCTGGAGGCCTACCGCCAGCTGGCCGGGCAGGTTGATTATCCCCTGCACCTGGGGGTGACGGAAGCCGGCCGGGGAGTGGAAGGGGCCGTCAAATCAGCGGTGGGGATTGGCATTTTACTTAACGAAGGAATAGGCGACACCATCCGGGTATCATTGACCGGCGACCCGGTGCAGGAGGTAGTGGCCGGTTTTGCCATCTTACGTTCCCTGGGATTGCGCCGGCGGGGCATCGAGCTTATTTCCTGCCCCACCTGCGGCCGTTGCCAGGTAGACGTGGAAGGGGTGGCAGGCCGGGTGCAGCAAGACTTGCAGGATGTGGCCAGACCCCTGAAAGTAGCCATTATGGGTTGTGCCGTCAACGGCCCCGGCGAGGCCCGCCAGGCCGATGTCGGTGTTGCCGGCGGTCCCGGCTTTGGCCTTCTTTTTCGCCATGGCCGTCCCGTCCGCAAGGTCAAGGCAGAGGATATGGCCCGGGCCCTTATTGAAGAAGTCAGGCGCCTGGCCGCAGAGGAAGAGGAGGGAGAGAATGCGCACGAGTGA
- a CDS encoding PolC-type DNA polymerase III, whose amino-acid sequence MTGRENLWQELLQQGAVRKVVVDRKSSKCYLSLCPPCSLESEDIAAYRQFLARQFPGFEFIFKVLQPSPPADLATFCREQKAAILEEVARRLGNGTSAWLAGARLEPGAGVLQLVVPVPLAMEALRSCRGDRVLQEVLQQHGYQVQVELVTDRDYQEELAAVSRQLQEQRLVRVREEAANRGKEDGPAKKEGGEKKGNCQQTTDNCFLLGKKITAPLRPLKEIQEEEKQVAVQGEVLEFTARQLKSGRWLVSFDLTDYTDSISVKAFADAGPLAENGLAIGEWVQVQGPVQYDRYSQELVIIADTIARGERPGRQDTAPDKRVELHLHTKMSAMDGVTEVAAVVKQAARWGHGAVAITDHGVLQAFPAAAEAGSKYGVKIIYGLEGYLFDQDDQPPDRQQTYHIILLVKNKQGLENLYRLVSRAHLDYFYRKPRLPRHLVQQYREGLLLGTACEAGELIRHYLAGVDADRLEEIASFYDFLEIQPLANNDFLIREGKLADRQALMDMNRQIIALGRKLHKPVVATGDVHFLNPEDAIYRQVLLAGQGYADEVQAPLYYRTTEEMLAEFSYLDAATARQVVITNPRLIADQVEELKPIPDEFYPPEIPGAEEELTRIVTTRAHDWYGNPLPELVQARLDKEMQSIIGHGFAVLYLIAHRLVLKSNEDGYLVGSRGSVGSSLVATLAGITEVNPLPPHYRCPACRYSEFVTDGSVNCGADLPAKDCPRCGTRLLKDGHDIPFEVFLGFKGDKVPDIDLNFSGEYQPRAHQYAEEIFGKDHVFRAGTIATLAERTAFGFVHKYLEERGLKARQAEINRLVKGITGVKRTTGQHPGGLMVVPRRVDIHLFTPLQRPADDTGSNTITTHFDYEAISHRLVKLDLLGHDDPTVIKMLEDLTGVNAREIPLDEPRTMSLFAGVEALGVRPEDIGAQVGTLGIPEFGTRFVRQMLEETRPRTFAELVRISGFSHGTDVWLNNAQELIKSGTAKLSEAISTRDDIMNYLMQHGVVADIAFRTMEDVRKGKGVKKEYEEAMRAAGVPEWFIQSCKKISYLFPKAHAVAYVTMAFRIAYFKVYYPEAFYASFFSIRADEFDADIVAAGLPRIQEEIATLEKKGNEATAREKNILTILEVAREMYCRGITMERIDLQRSAAYRFQVGKGRLLPPLAALPGVGQAAAEAIVRARQERPFTSLEDLQRRSRVSKTVIEALEKHGSLADLPASDQLVFFG is encoded by the coding sequence ATGACTGGCAGGGAAAATCTCTGGCAAGAATTGCTCCAGCAGGGGGCCGTGCGCAAGGTTGTAGTTGACCGCAAGAGCAGCAAGTGCTATCTTTCCCTCTGCCCTCCCTGCTCCCTGGAATCAGAGGATATTGCAGCTTACCGGCAGTTCCTGGCCCGGCAATTTCCCGGCTTTGAATTTATATTTAAAGTGCTGCAACCTTCACCCCCTGCCGACCTGGCAACCTTCTGCCGGGAACAGAAGGCCGCCATCCTGGAGGAGGTGGCCCGGCGGCTGGGTAATGGTACCTCGGCCTGGCTGGCCGGGGCGCGGCTGGAACCCGGTGCTGGGGTCCTGCAGCTGGTTGTACCGGTACCCCTGGCCATGGAGGCTTTAAGGTCCTGCCGGGGTGACAGGGTTTTGCAGGAAGTATTGCAGCAGCATGGCTACCAGGTGCAGGTGGAACTGGTCACCGACCGGGATTACCAGGAAGAACTGGCGGCCGTCTCCCGCCAGCTCCAGGAGCAGCGGCTGGTCCGGGTCAGGGAAGAAGCGGCCAACCGGGGAAAGGAAGACGGTCCGGCTAAAAAGGAAGGCGGGGAGAAAAAAGGGAACTGCCAGCAAACTACGGATAACTGCTTCCTCCTGGGCAAAAAGATTACGGCTCCCCTCCGGCCCCTGAAGGAGATCCAGGAAGAGGAAAAGCAGGTTGCCGTCCAGGGGGAAGTTTTGGAGTTTACGGCCCGGCAGTTGAAATCCGGGCGCTGGCTGGTGAGTTTTGATCTCACCGATTATACCGACTCCATCAGCGTGAAAGCCTTTGCCGATGCCGGTCCCCTGGCGGAGAACGGCCTGGCCATCGGAGAATGGGTGCAGGTGCAGGGCCCGGTCCAGTACGACCGCTACAGCCAGGAGCTGGTAATAATTGCCGACACCATCGCCCGGGGTGAGCGTCCCGGGCGCCAGGATACGGCGCCGGACAAAAGGGTGGAACTGCACCTCCATACCAAGATGAGCGCCATGGACGGCGTAACCGAGGTGGCGGCGGTGGTAAAACAGGCGGCCAGGTGGGGCCATGGAGCGGTAGCCATCACCGACCATGGTGTCCTCCAGGCCTTCCCGGCCGCCGCCGAGGCCGGGAGTAAATACGGCGTTAAGATCATCTACGGCCTGGAAGGCTACCTCTTTGACCAGGACGACCAGCCTCCCGACCGCCAGCAGACCTATCATATCATCTTGCTGGTGAAAAATAAGCAGGGATTAGAAAATCTATACCGCCTGGTCTCCCGGGCGCATCTGGATTATTTTTACCGCAAACCCAGGTTGCCGCGCCACCTGGTGCAGCAGTACCGCGAGGGACTCCTTTTAGGGACGGCCTGTGAGGCTGGGGAATTAATCAGGCATTACCTGGCCGGGGTCGACGCCGACCGCCTGGAGGAGATTGCCTCCTTTTATGATTTCCTGGAGATCCAGCCCCTGGCCAACAATGACTTTTTAATCCGGGAAGGTAAACTTGCCGATCGCCAGGCCCTGATGGACATGAACCGGCAAATTATCGCCCTGGGCCGGAAACTGCACAAACCGGTGGTGGCTACCGGTGACGTCCATTTCTTAAACCCGGAGGATGCCATCTACCGCCAGGTCCTCCTGGCTGGCCAGGGTTATGCCGACGAGGTCCAGGCCCCCCTCTACTACCGGACGACAGAGGAAATGCTGGCGGAATTCAGTTATCTTGATGCCGCAACGGCCCGCCAGGTGGTAATCACCAATCCCCGGCTCATCGCGGACCAGGTAGAAGAGTTAAAGCCCATCCCCGACGAATTTTACCCGCCGGAGATCCCCGGCGCCGAAGAAGAGCTAACCCGGATCGTTACCACCCGGGCCCATGACTGGTACGGCAACCCCCTGCCGGAACTTGTCCAGGCCCGCCTGGACAAGGAAATGCAATCCATTATCGGCCATGGCTTTGCCGTGCTGTATCTCATCGCCCACAGGCTGGTATTAAAATCCAACGAAGACGGCTACCTGGTAGGCTCGCGGGGATCGGTGGGTTCTTCCCTGGTGGCCACCCTGGCCGGGATTACGGAAGTAAACCCCCTGCCGCCCCATTACCGCTGCCCGGCCTGTCGCTACAGTGAGTTTGTTACCGACGGCAGCGTCAACTGCGGTGCCGACCTGCCGGCGAAAGATTGTCCCCGCTGTGGTACCAGGTTGTTAAAAGACGGCCACGACATCCCCTTTGAAGTCTTCCTGGGCTTTAAAGGCGATAAGGTACCGGATATTGATCTTAATTTTTCCGGAGAATACCAGCCCCGGGCGCACCAGTACGCCGAAGAGATCTTCGGCAAAGACCATGTTTTCCGGGCCGGGACCATAGCCACCCTGGCGGAGCGGACGGCTTTCGGTTTTGTACATAAATACCTGGAGGAGCGGGGCCTCAAGGCCCGCCAGGCGGAAATCAACCGCCTGGTCAAGGGGATTACCGGCGTCAAGAGGACCACCGGCCAGCACCCGGGGGGGCTGATGGTCGTCCCCCGGCGGGTGGATATCCACCTCTTTACACCCTTGCAACGCCCGGCCGACGATACCGGCAGCAATACCATCACCACCCATTTTGACTATGAAGCCATCAGCCACCGCCTGGTGAAGCTGGACCTCCTGGGCCATGACGACCCGACGGTTATAAAAATGCTGGAGGACCTTACCGGCGTCAACGCCCGGGAGATCCCCCTGGATGAGCCCCGGACCATGTCCCTTTTTGCCGGCGTCGAAGCCCTGGGGGTCCGGCCGGAAGACATCGGTGCCCAGGTCGGTACCCTGGGGATTCCTGAATTCGGCACCCGTTTTGTCCGCCAGATGCTGGAGGAAACCAGGCCCCGGACCTTTGCCGAGCTGGTGCGCATCAGCGGTTTCTCCCATGGTACTGATGTGTGGTTAAATAACGCCCAGGAGTTAATTAAAAGCGGCACGGCGAAACTCAGCGAGGCCATTTCCACCCGGGATGATATTATGAACTACCTCATGCAGCACGGGGTGGTGGCCGATATCGCCTTCCGGACCATGGAGGATGTGCGTAAAGGCAAGGGCGTCAAAAAAGAGTATGAAGAGGCCATGCGGGCGGCAGGAGTTCCCGAATGGTTCATCCAGTCCTGCAAAAAAATCAGCTATCTCTTTCCCAAGGCCCATGCCGTGGCCTACGTAACCATGGCCTTCCGCATCGCCTACTTTAAAGTCTATTACCCGGAGGCCTTCTACGCTTCCTTTTTCAGCATCCGCGCCGATGAATTCGATGCTGATATTGTAGCTGCCGGCCTGCCCCGTATCCAGGAGGAAATCGCCACCCTGGAGAAAAAGGGCAACGAGGCTACAGCCCGGGAGAAAAACATCCTGACCATCCTGGAAGTAGCCCGGGAAATGTATTGCCGGGGCATTACCATGGAGCGCATTGATTTGCAAAGATCGGCTGCTTATCGTTTCCAGGTGGGGAAGGGCAGGCTGTTACCACCCCTGGCGGCCCTGCCCGGGGTAGGCCAGGCGGCAGCCGAGGCCATCGTCCGCGCCCGCCAGGAACGGCCCTTTACCTCCCTGGAGGACCTCCAGCGCCGCAGCCGGGTGAGTAAAACGGTCATCGAAGCCCTGGAGAAACACGGCTCCCTGGCTGATCTACCTGCCTCCGACCAGCTGGTGTTTTTCGGGTAA